A stretch of Ipomoea triloba cultivar NCNSP0323 chromosome 11, ASM357664v1 DNA encodes these proteins:
- the LOC115995914 gene encoding zinc finger BED domain-containing protein RICESLEEPER 3-like, whose translation MNGDITSQGIEGFNSDTPTQRVEPDNSSPAEFSTDPPVQHVDLEDEAKVGEKRLRSVVWQHFKKINVEGVDKAECNYCKKLLGAQRRNGTKHLHEHHKVCKMRPFKNMRQQTLLQQQWKADGKMCRSNYTFDQETSRKELASMTIIMHEYPLSMVDHYGFKRFASVVQPIFKIPSRNTIRSDIMKIYGIERANIMDILKKNSSRVTLTIDMWTTSNQKKGYMAITAYFIDNNWSLQSLLMRHVT comes from the coding sequence ATGAATGGTGATATTACTTCTCAAGGAATTGAAGGTTTCAATTCTGATACACCAACTCAACGTGTGGAACCTGATAATTCTTCACCAGCTGAATTTTCAACTGACCCTCCTGTTCAACATGTTGACCTTGAAGATGAAGCAAAAGTTGGTGAAAAACGATTAAGATCAGTTGTTTGGCaacactttaaaaaaatcaatgttgAGGGAGTTGATAAAGCAGAATGCAACTACTGCAAGAAACTTCTTGGAGCCCAAAGAAGAAATGGAACAAAGCATCTTCATGAACATCATAAGGTGTGCAAGATGAGGCCCTTCAAAAATATGAGGCAGCAAACATTATTGCAACAACAATGGAAAGCTGATGGAAAAATGTGTAGAAGTAATTACACATTTGATCAAGAAACTTCCAGGAAGGAGTTGGCAAGTATGACAATAATCATGCATGAATACCCACTTTCAATGGTTGATCATTATGGTTTCAAAAGATTTGCATCTGTTGTTCAACCAATATTCAAGATTCCTTCCAGGAATACAATTAGAAGTGATATAATGAAGATTTATGGTATAGAAAGGGCCAACATCATGGACATTTTGAAGAAAAACTCAAGTAGGGTAACATTAACTATAGATATGTGGACGACATCTAATCAAAAGAAAGGCTACATGGCTATCACTGCGTACTTTATTGACAACAATTGGAGTTTGCAAAGTTTGCTTATGAGACATGTTACTTAa